The proteins below are encoded in one region of Cucurbita pepo subsp. pepo cultivar mu-cu-16 chromosome LG10, ASM280686v2, whole genome shotgun sequence:
- the LOC111803563 gene encoding splicing factor U2af small subunit B-like: MAEHLASIFGTEKDRVNCPFYFKIGACRHGDRCSRLHTKPSISPTLLLSNMYQRPDMITPGVDPQGQALDPRKVQDHFEDFYEDLFEELSKYGDLESLNICDNLADHMVGNVYVQFREEEQAANALQNLNGRFYAGRPIIVDFSPVTDFREATCRQYEENVCNRGGYCNFMHLKKISRELRRRLFGRSRRRRSRSQSQSRSPHRHHGHDDRPHGGRGRGPSRRDGDKDPRYHDRSRRPRSRSPRHRGGRSRSPGGRRNRSPVRESSAERRAKIEQWNRDRETADNGSGHQDVKDDGGSNGLVQNEDEFDPSKQY, encoded by the exons atggcGGAACATTTGGCTTCAATTTTCGGAACGGAAAAGGATAGGGTTAACTGCCCCTTCTACTTCAAGATTGGAGCCTGTAGACACGGAGATCGGTGCTCTCGGCTTCACACCAAGCCCAGCATCAGCCCTACACTTCTCCTCTCTAATATGTATCAGAGACCTGACATGATCACCCCCGGTGTTGACCCTCAGGGCCAAGCCCTTGATCCGCGCAAGGTTCAAGATCACTTCGAG GACTTTTATGAAGATCTATTCGAGGAGCTGAGCAAATATGGAGATCTCGAAAGCTTAAATATTTGTGATAATTTGGCTGACCATATG GTGGGCAATGTCTATGTTCAGTTTAgggaagaagaacaagctGCAAATGCGCTTCAGAATCTTAATGGGCGCTTTTATGCAG GTCGACCCATCATTGTTGACTTCTCTCCTGTGACGGATTTTCGAGAAGCTACTTGCAGGCAATATGAGGAAAATGTATGTAATCGTGGTGGCTATTGCAACTTTATGCATCTGAAGAAGATAAGCAG AGAGTTGAGAAGGCGTTTATTTGGGAGGAGCAGACGCAGGCGTAGCCGAAGCCAAAGTCAAAGTCGAAGCCCCCACAGGCATCATGGACATGATGACCGTCCCCATGGTGGTCGTGGACGTGGACCTAGTAGAAGAGATGGAGACAAGGACCCTCGGTATCATGATAGAAGCAGGAGGCCTAGAAGCCGTAGCCCTAGGCATAGAGGGGGACGGAGTAGGAGCCCTGGAGGGAGGAGGAATAGAAGTCCGGTGAGGGAAAGTAGTGCTGAAAGAAGGGCTAAGATTGAACAGTGGAACAGGGACAGGGAAACGGCAGATAATGGTAGTGGTCACCAGGATGTCAAGGATGATGGTGGTAGCAATGGCCTTGTACAAAATGAAGATGAATTTGATCCTTCTAAGCAGTACTAG